A part of Paenibacillus donghaensis genomic DNA contains:
- a CDS encoding cysteine desulfurase family protein, with the protein MKKKYFDYCASAPVHPRVHEVFMKTTQEVFANPSSIHKMGEEASSLAEEARKGIADLLNVDSKEIVFTSGATESNNLVLFGVTKAAKKKEKGIHIITTPIEHSSIYSCCRFLENENIEVSYVPVDTKGVVDITCLMKLIKRETILISIMHVNNETGVIQPVEQISANIKKLRKDIYFHVDGVQGFGKVPLKLDNIDMYTLSGHKIGAPKGIGILMIKQHVQVDPIIYGGGQENGLRSGTLNLPCVMAMAEAIKIAKQNIEERISELNEMYVALFSAFSSIPSIVINSPMPAQAPAHIFNFSIPGIPSALTLKLLENYDIIASSQSACSSKGEKLSRVLMAITGNQEIASSSVRISIHEDMDKSNLEYLISTVLSIKDAFTSKRKLISIL; encoded by the coding sequence ATGAAGAAAAAATACTTTGATTATTGTGCATCTGCTCCGGTCCATCCTAGGGTTCATGAAGTTTTTATGAAAACTACACAAGAGGTATTTGCGAATCCCTCATCGATTCATAAGATGGGAGAAGAAGCGAGTAGTCTGGCAGAAGAAGCACGAAAAGGAATAGCGGACTTGTTAAATGTGGATTCTAAAGAAATTGTGTTTACATCAGGTGCAACTGAAAGCAATAATTTGGTATTATTTGGCGTAACCAAGGCTGCAAAAAAGAAAGAAAAAGGTATTCATATTATAACCACTCCAATTGAACACTCTTCTATATATTCTTGTTGTAGATTCCTGGAAAATGAAAATATAGAAGTTTCATATGTTCCTGTTGACACCAAAGGAGTTGTGGACATTACTTGTTTGATGAAATTAATTAAAAGGGAAACAATTCTTATCAGCATAATGCATGTTAATAATGAAACGGGTGTTATACAACCTGTAGAGCAGATTAGCGCAAACATAAAGAAACTTAGAAAGGATATTTACTTTCATGTAGACGGAGTTCAAGGCTTTGGAAAGGTTCCTCTCAAGCTGGATAATATAGATATGTATACGTTATCTGGCCACAAAATTGGTGCTCCAAAAGGAATCGGTATTCTCATGATTAAACAACATGTTCAAGTTGATCCTATTATTTATGGTGGAGGTCAAGAAAATGGTCTAAGATCAGGCACATTAAATCTCCCATGTGTTATGGCCATGGCCGAGGCAATTAAGATAGCAAAACAGAATATTGAAGAAAGAATAAGCGAATTAAATGAAATGTATGTAGCATTATTTTCCGCCTTTTCAAGTATTCCTTCTATTGTAATTAACAGCCCTATGCCGGCACAGGCACCTGCCCACATATTCAATTTCTCCATCCCGGGAATTCCCTCTGCTCTAACTCTAAAATTATTAGAAAATTATGATATTATAGCCTCATCTCAATCTGCCTGCTCTTCCAAGGGGGAGAAGTTAAGCAGAGTGTTAATGGCTATTACCGGTAATCAAGAAATTGCTTCAAGTAGTGTCAGAATCAGTATTCACGAGGACATGGATAAATCGAACCTTGAATATCTTATTAGTACCGTACTTTCTATAAAAGATGCATTTACTTCAAAAAGAAAATTAATTTCAATTTTATAG
- a CDS encoding beta-galactosidase translates to MNPKLVHGASWYPECWSRAVLEQDIRLMREVGINVVRIGEFCWAAVEPAEDEIDISLFAAIIEQLYASGIETVMCTPTPTPPVWLTHGHPERCYVDHSGTVMGHGARQHICMNHPYFRQRAAILTERLAQKLAPLPGLIAWQLDNEFKAHVSECMCGTCRTLWHSWLERRYGSIGRLNEAWGTAVWSQTYQRFDQVPQPGPAPFLHNSSLETMYRLFSMEALAEFADEQAAIIRRYSAAPITHNSSVAFHVDNERLFKHLDFASYDTYASQENQHAYLLNCDLWRNFKPGQDFWVMETSPSYAASLQSYAVPHPNGYLKAEAVAAYALGAGAFCYWLWRQQRAGSEQTHGSILSAWGEPAVGYANVLETEQARRAIEPVMLATRPVRAEVAITYSDRAKAFLATEPHRKLNYRGLLGDFYRRILQLGLHRDLLPEGGSLTGYKLLFTPFVHYVSPEYTQRALEFAAVGGIWIVGPLTGGRTGEHTIHEQAGLGELERLAGVRTKYIYPMEGTGTVGKAFGVSAPLSLWSAVFEPLPEGEVGLEASGVRTDGASELDSGGSTSADGESGLDTIGISAGGAGELDSSDRTSTGGESGEDGTKVMGVITEGLTPGLAFVTERPYGKGAIVMLGSLPSGTEGDLLLQKLIDHYAAQAGVTLRSDVTPGTVVCPRRGAEGDVWTIVNMDGNGGSLTLPRSGEDAITGLPVSAGPLTLGAYEYKLIRL, encoded by the coding sequence ATGAATCCTAAATTAGTTCACGGGGCCTCATGGTATCCCGAATGCTGGAGCCGTGCGGTGCTGGAGCAGGACATCCGGCTGATGCGTGAGGTTGGCATCAATGTCGTGCGGATCGGCGAGTTCTGCTGGGCAGCTGTGGAACCGGCGGAGGATGAGATCGACATCAGCCTGTTCGCGGCGATCATTGAGCAGCTGTACGCAAGCGGCATAGAGACGGTAATGTGTACGCCTACCCCTACCCCGCCGGTCTGGCTTACCCACGGACATCCGGAGCGCTGCTATGTGGATCACTCGGGGACGGTGATGGGACATGGCGCGCGCCAGCATATCTGCATGAACCATCCCTATTTCCGCCAGCGGGCGGCGATCCTTACCGAGCGGCTGGCGCAAAAGCTGGCCCCGCTGCCGGGACTGATCGCCTGGCAGTTGGACAACGAATTCAAGGCGCATGTGTCCGAATGCATGTGCGGGACTTGCCGCACTCTCTGGCATAGCTGGCTGGAGCGGCGTTACGGCTCTATCGGCAGGCTGAACGAAGCCTGGGGAACGGCGGTCTGGAGCCAGACCTACCAGCGCTTCGACCAGGTGCCTCAGCCCGGCCCCGCTCCGTTCCTGCATAACTCCTCGCTGGAGACGATGTACCGCCTGTTCTCGATGGAGGCCTTGGCCGAATTTGCCGACGAGCAGGCCGCCATCATCCGGCGTTATTCTGCTGCGCCTATTACGCATAACAGCAGTGTCGCTTTTCATGTCGACAATGAGCGGCTGTTCAAGCATCTCGACTTCGCCTCCTACGATACCTACGCCTCCCAGGAGAACCAGCATGCCTATCTGCTGAACTGTGACCTGTGGCGGAATTTCAAGCCGGGCCAGGATTTCTGGGTGATGGAGACGTCTCCATCCTATGCGGCTTCGCTGCAGAGCTATGCCGTGCCCCATCCGAATGGATACCTCAAGGCGGAGGCCGTTGCCGCTTACGCCCTGGGAGCGGGTGCTTTCTGCTACTGGCTGTGGCGGCAGCAGCGTGCGGGGAGCGAGCAGACGCACGGTTCCATCCTCAGCGCCTGGGGCGAACCGGCGGTCGGCTATGCCAATGTGCTGGAGACGGAGCAGGCGCGGCGGGCGATTGAGCCGGTTATGCTGGCTACCCGGCCGGTCCGGGCTGAGGTGGCCATCACCTATTCCGACCGGGCCAAAGCCTTTCTCGCCACCGAGCCGCACCGCAAATTGAACTACCGGGGACTGCTTGGCGACTTCTACCGGAGAATCCTGCAGCTCGGGCTTCACCGTGACCTGCTGCCGGAAGGTGGCAGCCTTACGGGGTACAAGCTGCTGTTCACCCCTTTTGTGCATTATGTATCTCCGGAATATACCCAGCGTGCGCTGGAGTTCGCCGCCGTAGGCGGGATCTGGATTGTCGGCCCGCTCACCGGCGGCCGGACCGGGGAGCATACCATCCACGAGCAGGCCGGACTCGGCGAGCTGGAGCGGCTCGCGGGCGTCCGCACGAAGTACATCTACCCGATGGAGGGCACCGGCACCGTGGGCAAGGCTTTTGGGGTATCCGCTCCCTTATCATTGTGGAGCGCTGTGTTTGAGCCGCTGCCGGAGGGTGAGGTCGGATTGGAGGCTAGTGGTGTTCGTACGGATGGAGCAAGTGAGCTGGATAGCGGGGGTAGTACAAGTGCAGACGGCGAGAGCGGATTAGATACGATTGGCATTAGTGCGGGTGGCGCAGGTGAGTTGGATAGCAGTGACAGGACAAGTACAGGCGGTGAGAGTGGCGAGGACGGCACTAAGGTAATGGGTGTAATTACAGAGGGCTTGACGCCGGGGTTGGCCTTCGTGACCGAGCGGCCTTATGGCAAGGGTGCAATCGTGATGCTGGGTTCTCTGCCCTCCGGTACAGAGGGGGACCTGCTTCTGCAGAAGTTAATTGACCATTATGCAGCACAGGCTGGCGTTACCCTGCGCAGCGATGTCACTCCAGGTACGGTGGTCTGCCCGAGACGCGGTGCAGAGGGTGATGTCTGGACGATCGTCAATATGGACGGCAACGGGGGAAGCCTGACCTTGCCGCGCAGCGGAGAGGATGCGATTACCGGCCTGCCCGTCTCCGCCGGACCGCTCACACTGGGGGCTTACGAATATAAGCTGATCCGGCTGTAA
- a CDS encoding ABC transporter permease produces the protein MIKSGMLWKMSLRHLALQKKQTLLSVLIGSIGSALIVSSFVFFSSFNYSGGAWLNAHFGNIQWVLVPPLEQSKFAPEQLDEISAQLAPYPLSILPYVSSSLTVSHNNGGEARVESNIIGLDFSFDEASDFEPDQPLWSEKLSDTEIVVSRPLAEHLAIEQGDRVQVSTGKDYTGTYEVKLIVEESGITGFRGEQQATGTIVFAESALQHQLSVEEDGYSKIWVGTNTDSDMFITSSDSFRVLDVRTEGLNLISGMKARYGVSFLFASCIAVIAGSLLLVQILFMLADNRQELYGVLRALGFSSSKIGIVFKSEAVLILSFSSLSGMLAGTAIGIILVKSVAGHYSETMKRYEGFSIPILPYFNLPGIILTGSLAMLFMLFIVLIVCHKIKKRRIIDMLYGSSKHEAVGKHPLILIVLAVFTLSILASGFIFGWVFEFLKPEDMGGVPLKALAIILLWLAASISAVYLSFLVLSRFSNFFSKLLIWFKLERSVVFLGTKYPQLNFKRSFTVALLFSVLFMALISTLIVSNQLITQSAVTQENQSLLGYSGYVPYSSDNERDRIYEILQEDSSQSEISEDPVSLESYKLNIDSQLLHSGGVLTLLSAQNEEEMSVRYGHLPLSSRLPSFKEDSEVWKALVQQDDVIVLDEKYALHPDEWSGIWSKAGLPHEPLMVGDEITLSILPKSKTISVLPEKTDDTTPKEVVDSRKVKIIGFVAAHADYSFYNLAIVPPAFFSAYKTEGFKWPNEQLGYVAFHLDNDNLEHIQALRTRFLLNNTNSFTVPAERNTVNQLMNKQMVSVFIAFMSLSLVIGIAGLALVQARAIQEREMQMKMLRYIGFRQKIIRKIFFVEGIFVGWTGLINGLLFGISGSYIMIRLVESYVKPTETLVPIKIPWLSVAGMSFALMVIVLAVSNLASKNVGRLFIHPQKGEEI, from the coding sequence ATGATTAAGAGCGGTATGTTATGGAAAATGTCTCTTCGTCATTTGGCTTTGCAAAAAAAACAAACTTTACTATCCGTGCTTATTGGATCTATTGGCTCGGCATTGATTGTATCATCGTTTGTTTTCTTTTCTTCTTTCAACTATAGCGGCGGGGCATGGTTAAATGCCCATTTTGGAAATATACAATGGGTACTGGTTCCTCCTCTGGAACAATCTAAATTCGCACCTGAACAGCTAGATGAAATTTCAGCCCAGTTAGCCCCCTACCCTTTAAGCATTTTACCTTATGTCAGCAGCAGCTTAACGGTTTCGCATAATAATGGAGGTGAGGCGCGAGTCGAGTCTAATATTATAGGTCTCGATTTTTCGTTTGACGAAGCTTCTGATTTCGAGCCTGACCAGCCGTTGTGGAGTGAAAAATTGTCAGACACAGAGATCGTCGTATCTCGTCCTTTGGCTGAACATTTGGCAATTGAACAGGGAGATAGGGTTCAAGTGTCCACGGGAAAAGATTATACGGGAACTTATGAGGTAAAGTTAATTGTAGAAGAGTCCGGCATTACTGGTTTTCGGGGAGAACAACAAGCAACAGGAACGATCGTTTTTGCGGAATCGGCTTTGCAACATCAGCTTTCCGTTGAAGAGGATGGTTATTCTAAGATTTGGGTGGGCACGAACACTGATAGCGATATGTTTATAACCTCCTCAGATTCCTTCCGCGTGCTCGATGTAAGAACTGAAGGGCTTAATTTGATCTCCGGAATGAAAGCTAGATACGGAGTTTCTTTTTTATTTGCAAGTTGTATTGCAGTTATTGCTGGCAGTTTGCTGCTTGTTCAAATCTTGTTCATGTTGGCGGACAACAGGCAGGAGCTTTACGGGGTGCTGAGGGCGCTTGGTTTTTCTTCTAGTAAAATCGGAATCGTCTTTAAATCGGAAGCTGTTCTGATTCTTTCTTTCTCTTCATTAAGCGGAATGCTGGCAGGAACTGCAATCGGTATCATTCTGGTGAAGTCGGTAGCGGGTCATTACTCTGAAACGATGAAGCGATATGAGGGTTTCTCCATTCCAATTTTACCTTACTTTAACTTGCCGGGAATAATATTGACCGGCTCGCTGGCGATGCTGTTCATGCTTTTCATAGTCTTAATCGTGTGCCATAAAATAAAAAAAAGACGGATTATTGATATGTTGTACGGAAGCAGCAAGCATGAGGCGGTTGGGAAACATCCCCTTATTCTTATCGTGCTTGCGGTATTTACACTTTCGATCTTGGCATCAGGATTCATTTTTGGATGGGTATTTGAATTTTTAAAGCCGGAAGATATGGGAGGCGTTCCTTTAAAAGCGCTGGCGATCATCTTATTATGGTTGGCTGCTTCAATAAGTGCCGTTTATCTGAGTTTTTTAGTACTCTCACGCTTTTCCAACTTTTTTTCGAAGTTGCTGATATGGTTTAAGCTTGAAAGATCAGTCGTTTTTCTGGGAACCAAATACCCGCAATTGAATTTTAAGCGAAGCTTTACTGTAGCTTTATTATTTAGTGTTTTATTTATGGCTTTAATTTCGACGCTTATTGTCAGCAATCAGCTTATTACTCAAAGTGCGGTTACCCAAGAGAATCAGTCTCTGCTTGGTTATTCTGGCTATGTCCCTTATTCAAGTGATAACGAAAGGGATCGCATCTATGAAATTTTACAGGAAGACAGCAGCCAATCCGAAATATCGGAAGATCCTGTTTCATTGGAATCTTATAAATTAAACATAGATTCACAATTGTTGCACAGCGGCGGAGTCCTGACATTGCTGTCGGCACAAAATGAAGAAGAGATGTCAGTCCGATATGGTCACTTGCCCTTATCATCCCGTTTACCCTCCTTTAAGGAGGACAGCGAAGTATGGAAGGCACTTGTCCAGCAGGATGATGTTATTGTGCTTGATGAAAAATACGCCTTACACCCGGACGAGTGGTCAGGGATCTGGTCAAAAGCAGGACTGCCACACGAACCATTAATGGTAGGTGACGAAATAACGTTAAGCATTTTACCTAAATCAAAAACCATAAGTGTCCTGCCTGAAAAAACCGATGACACAACCCCAAAAGAGGTTGTTGACAGCCGGAAAGTTAAAATTATAGGTTTTGTAGCGGCTCACGCCGACTACTCATTTTATAATCTGGCAATTGTCCCCCCTGCTTTTTTTTCAGCTTACAAAACAGAAGGCTTTAAATGGCCTAATGAACAACTGGGGTATGTCGCTTTTCATTTGGACAACGATAACCTTGAGCATATTCAAGCGCTTAGAACACGCTTTCTTCTAAATAACACAAACTCTTTTACCGTTCCAGCAGAACGCAATACCGTAAACCAGTTGATGAATAAGCAGATGGTATCTGTGTTCATTGCTTTTATGTCTCTTTCGCTTGTCATTGGGATAGCTGGTTTAGCGCTTGTTCAGGCACGTGCTATTCAAGAACGCGAAATGCAGATGAAAATGCTGAGGTATATCGGTTTCAGACAAAAAATCATTCGGAAAATCTTTTTTGTTGAAGGAATATTTGTTGGCTGGACTGGACTCATAAACGGATTGCTGTTCGGCATCTCTGGCAGTTATATCATGATCCGTCTGGTTGAATCGTACGTTAAACCAACCGAAACTTTGGTGCCTATTAAAATTCCTTGGCTATCCGTTGCAGGAATGAGTTTTGCATTGATGGTTATTGTTTTGGCTGTAAGTAATCTCGCCTCTAAAAACGTGGGCCGTCTTTTTATTCATCCACAAAAAGGAGAGGAGATTTAG
- a CDS encoding carbohydrate ABC transporter permease — protein sequence MAKRYKSAGETAFDLFNYLFLGLIGLAAILPFLFVVSGSFATEAEITKRAVFLIPSTISFDSYKFIFSTDTIMRSIGVSIYVTVIGTIVNLFFTVTMAYPMSKRNLMGRNLILNLVIFTMLFGGGMIPTYLIIRELHLLDTLNALIFPAAISAFNLIIVKNFFQELPVEIEEAARIDGCAELGMLWRIVLPLSKPVLATFTLFYAVGHWNNFFSALLYINDPSKWPLQVMLRQIVMLSQSAAGDLSSMDPSFVQPPEQSIKMAVIVVGTLPIMCVYPFLQKHFAKGVMLGSIKG from the coding sequence GTGGCTAAACGATATAAAAGCGCGGGTGAAACCGCATTTGACCTGTTCAACTATCTGTTTCTGGGACTGATTGGCCTTGCCGCCATTCTGCCCTTCCTATTCGTCGTCTCCGGCTCCTTCGCAACCGAAGCGGAGATCACCAAACGGGCGGTGTTTCTGATTCCGTCGACGATTTCATTCGATTCGTATAAGTTCATTTTCTCCACGGATACGATTATGCGCAGTATTGGCGTTTCGATTTATGTTACGGTAATCGGAACGATTGTGAATTTGTTTTTTACCGTGACGATGGCCTATCCAATGTCCAAAAGAAATCTGATGGGGCGCAATCTGATTCTGAATCTGGTCATCTTTACTATGCTGTTCGGAGGCGGAATGATTCCAACCTATCTGATTATCCGCGAGTTGCATTTGCTGGATACGCTGAATGCGTTGATTTTTCCGGCTGCGATCAGTGCCTTTAACCTGATTATTGTCAAAAACTTCTTCCAGGAGCTGCCAGTGGAAATCGAAGAGGCTGCCCGCATCGACGGTTGTGCCGAGCTGGGTATGCTGTGGCGGATTGTGCTGCCGCTGTCGAAGCCGGTGCTGGCTACGTTTACGCTGTTCTATGCAGTGGGCCACTGGAACAATTTCTTCTCGGCCCTGCTGTATATTAATGATCCGAGCAAATGGCCGCTGCAGGTGATGTTGCGTCAGATCGTCATGCTGTCGCAATCCGCCGCCGGTGATCTCAGCTCCATGGACCCCAGCTTCGTGCAGCCGCCGGAGCAGTCGATCAAGATGGCCGTAATTGTGGTGGGAACCCTGCCGATTATGTGCGTCTATCCGTTCCTGCAGAAGCATTTTGCCAAGGGAGTGATGCTCGGCTCCATTAAAGGCTGA
- a CDS encoding ABC transporter permease, with protein sequence MQPQINLNRRASVWKRLKRDKWLYILLLPGLLYFLVFKYAPMWGVLLAFKDYQPFIGFWKSEWVGVEHFRVFFQNPDFFMLLRNTLVLTLYNLLFFFPAPIILALLLNEIHRSFFKKTVQTMIYVPHFISMVIVASMSYVFLTTEGGAVNEMLYTLTGSKVDFLASPDWFRPLIILQTIWKECGWGTIIFLAALAGVDVEQYEAAVVDGASRWRQIWHITLPAIRSTIIILLILRMGTILDNGFEQIYLMMNALNREVAEVFDTYVYALGITQGAFSYSTAVGLFKSVIGVTMVLGTNWLAKKFGQSGLY encoded by the coding sequence ATACAGCCGCAGATCAATCTGAACAGGCGGGCCAGCGTATGGAAACGTCTGAAACGCGATAAATGGTTATATATTCTGCTGCTCCCCGGACTCCTTTATTTTCTTGTATTCAAATATGCTCCAATGTGGGGCGTGCTGCTGGCATTTAAGGATTATCAGCCTTTTATCGGATTCTGGAAAAGTGAATGGGTAGGCGTGGAGCATTTCCGCGTGTTCTTCCAGAACCCGGACTTCTTTATGCTGCTGCGCAATACGCTGGTGCTGACGCTGTACAATTTGCTGTTCTTTTTCCCGGCGCCAATTATTCTGGCTCTGCTGCTGAACGAGATTCACCGCTCTTTCTTCAAAAAAACGGTCCAAACGATGATTTACGTGCCGCACTTTATTTCCATGGTCATCGTGGCCAGTATGAGTTATGTATTCCTGACTACGGAGGGCGGCGCTGTCAACGAAATGTTGTATACGCTTACGGGGAGCAAGGTTGATTTCCTCGCCAGTCCGGACTGGTTTCGGCCGCTGATCATCCTGCAGACGATCTGGAAGGAGTGCGGCTGGGGCACGATTATTTTTCTGGCGGCGCTGGCCGGGGTCGACGTGGAGCAATATGAGGCAGCCGTTGTGGATGGAGCCAGCCGCTGGCGGCAGATCTGGCATATTACCCTGCCTGCGATCCGCAGCACGATTATTATTCTCTTGATTCTGCGGATGGGTACAATTCTGGACAATGGCTTCGAGCAGATTTATCTGATGATGAATGCGCTCAACCGCGAGGTAGCAGAAGTCTTCGATACGTATGTATATGCACTCGGGATCACGCAAGGGGCATTCAGCTACAGCACCGCCGTCGGGCTGTTCAAATCGGTGATCGGTGTGACGATGGTGCTGGGAACGAACTGGCTGGCCAAAAAATTCGGACAATCCGGACTGTATTGA
- a CDS encoding ABC transporter ATP-binding protein yields the protein MKDANKMHGILFLISRLMPVTIKIIPGLLSVSLIILLIQALIPLVQVQVTLHLVNSIQQLVEGSTQFSTSLIWLSIQGGVGLLTASTLMWDQLLKKKMLFQVSFFFEKKVLEKSQKLSLIHYEIPQSYDLLAQTNGAGERGFQVLSSIGIIFMYCITMVGYLATLAKYSWLLPLLIILLIIPVVIFNIKLGGKRYEQMIFQSPDSRKATYITQLFKGRDSIKEIKMYGTGEYLLNKWSSIYWVQANEKYSLEKKAGWINFKLEALGVVSILVASAMLIFIVSKESLSLGEYVALTAVITSSYAMSKTIASNFSRIFEDALFATKIFSFLDLPEENKDHQLKMFPEKLVKGLEVRDLTFNYPGQNRPVLKNVSFTIGVGERVAIVGYNGAGKSTLIKCIMGLYPVPRGMIFFDGVDINDFDRSTLYENVTAIFQDFVKYNLTLRENVAFGNLHKLNDDFALSEATSKAEVFSFIDRLDHKYETELGPLFSGGQDISGGQWQKIAISRAFLRNSQIVIFDEATSALDPVSEYFLLEKIINMTEGKTTIFISHRLNSCRMADSILVLQDGEVVESGGHQQLLNLRGYYADMFEKQSSGYVGAV from the coding sequence ATGAAGGATGCTAACAAGATGCATGGGATACTCTTTCTCATATCCCGTTTAATGCCTGTTACAATTAAAATAATTCCTGGACTACTTTCGGTTTCATTAATTATATTGCTGATTCAAGCTCTTATTCCGCTGGTTCAAGTTCAAGTGACTTTACATCTAGTTAATTCTATTCAGCAACTGGTCGAGGGAAGCACTCAGTTTTCGACATCGCTTATTTGGCTGTCTATTCAAGGAGGAGTAGGTTTACTCACTGCAAGTACCTTAATGTGGGATCAACTATTAAAGAAAAAAATGCTGTTTCAGGTCAGCTTCTTTTTTGAAAAAAAAGTTTTGGAGAAATCACAAAAGCTTTCTTTGATTCATTATGAGATACCGCAATCGTATGATTTGCTTGCTCAAACGAATGGAGCGGGTGAGAGAGGGTTTCAGGTTCTTAGTTCCATAGGTATTATTTTTATGTATTGTATCACTATGGTTGGTTATTTAGCGACTTTAGCCAAGTATAGCTGGTTATTACCCCTGCTGATCATTTTATTAATTATTCCTGTCGTCATTTTTAATATTAAGCTGGGCGGGAAAAGGTACGAACAAATGATTTTTCAATCTCCTGATTCACGCAAAGCGACTTATATTACCCAACTTTTCAAGGGGAGGGACTCAATTAAGGAGATTAAAATGTATGGGACGGGTGAATATCTTTTAAACAAATGGTCTTCTATATACTGGGTTCAAGCAAACGAAAAGTACTCATTAGAGAAAAAGGCTGGATGGATTAATTTCAAACTTGAAGCTTTAGGAGTCGTTTCAATATTAGTTGCATCTGCGATGCTCATCTTTATAGTCTCAAAAGAGAGTTTAAGCCTTGGAGAATATGTAGCACTGACTGCTGTCATAACATCATCATATGCAATGTCCAAGACTATAGCATCAAACTTTTCCAGAATATTTGAAGATGCTTTGTTTGCCACAAAAATATTTTCTTTTTTAGATTTACCAGAGGAGAACAAAGATCATCAACTGAAAATGTTTCCAGAAAAGCTTGTTAAGGGGTTAGAAGTGAGAGACCTAACGTTTAATTATCCAGGGCAAAATAGACCTGTATTAAAAAATGTTAGTTTCACTATTGGAGTTGGAGAGAGAGTGGCTATTGTGGGATATAATGGTGCGGGGAAAAGTACTTTAATAAAATGCATTATGGGCTTATACCCTGTCCCAAGAGGAATGATTTTTTTTGATGGAGTAGATATTAATGATTTTGATCGTTCTACATTATATGAGAATGTGACTGCTATATTTCAAGATTTTGTAAAGTATAATCTAACCCTTAGAGAAAATGTAGCTTTTGGAAACTTACACAAATTAAATGATGATTTCGCGCTAAGTGAGGCTACATCGAAAGCGGAAGTATTCTCATTTATTGATAGGTTAGATCATAAATATGAGACTGAACTTGGCCCTCTATTTTCAGGGGGACAAGATATATCAGGCGGTCAGTGGCAGAAAATTGCTATTAGCCGAGCTTTTCTAAGGAATTCCCAGATTGTTATTTTTGATGAGGCTACGTCAGCTTTAGACCCTGTCTCAGAATACTTTCTTTTAGAAAAAATTATTAATATGACAGAGGGCAAAACGACAATCTTTATCTCCCACAGACTTAATTCATGCCGAATGGCTGATTCTATACTTGTTCTTCAGGATGGGGAAGTAGTAGAGAGTGGGGGACATCAGCAGTTGCTGAACTTAAGAGGGTATTATGCTGATATGTTTGAAAAACAGTCATCCGGATACGTAGGCGCTGTCTGA
- a CDS encoding ABC transporter ATP-binding protein — MLKVKQVTKAFGNKDVATLALAGVNLEIYDGELLSIMGPSGCGKSTLLNVMSGIEAADSGEVWLDDVPLHKLNDKKLSDLRLEQMGFVFQQYHLIPVLSAIDNVALPLIAKGMVEVAAHKAAMEALELVGLSDKQLNMPAQLSGGQAQRVAIARAIAGNAKIVWADEPTGALDSGNSKQIMDLFRELNSNRRTTFVIVTHDRQIASRTDRTVYMKNGIILKEAGDSDD, encoded by the coding sequence ATGTTAAAAGTCAAACAAGTAACTAAGGCCTTTGGAAACAAGGATGTCGCAACTCTTGCGCTCGCAGGAGTAAACTTAGAAATATACGATGGGGAATTGTTGAGCATTATGGGACCTTCAGGATGCGGCAAGTCTACACTGCTTAATGTCATGTCGGGAATAGAGGCAGCGGATAGCGGAGAAGTGTGGCTGGATGATGTGCCTTTACATAAGTTGAATGATAAAAAACTATCCGATCTTAGATTGGAACAAATGGGTTTTGTTTTCCAACAATATCATCTGATTCCGGTTCTGAGTGCCATAGACAATGTCGCTTTGCCTTTAATTGCAAAGGGGATGGTGGAGGTCGCGGCTCATAAGGCCGCAATGGAGGCACTTGAATTGGTGGGCTTGTCAGACAAGCAACTTAATATGCCAGCTCAATTGTCGGGCGGGCAAGCACAACGTGTAGCGATTGCTCGTGCAATCGCAGGAAATGCTAAAATAGTCTGGGCAGATGAGCCGACGGGCGCTCTGGACAGCGGCAATTCTAAACAAATCATGGACTTGTTCAGAGAGTTGAATTCCAATCGACGGACCACATTCGTCATTGTTACGCATGATCGCCAAATTGCCTCTCGTACAGATCGAACCGTGTATATGAAGAACGGGATCATATTAAAAGAGGCGGGGGACAGTGATGATTAA